TAACCTTGTTGTCACGAATCCTTTCCCTCTGTTAACCCCTTGGATGAACGATGACATACAGTACGCTGTCTtaaaagagagagcagagaggtggAGTGTAGGTGGAAAGACACTAAATTGCAGTTTCATTTTACTCACATGAAGGAACTACTTTCATCTTTTAATAAGAAAGTGGAACTTTAAGTGTAAGTCACACTGAATCTTATAAAACTGTTTATTATGTCAGTTTGGATTTGACTGAGTTCTGACTCAGAGATGTTTGTGTAAAAATGATGAGAGATTATGCAGATTGTACAGTAACATGAGCCATTTCATGTCAGGATGCTCAGATACAGCAGCATCTGGTGTTTTTTTAGTGTGTAGCTACACTAGAGTGTTGGTGAATGGATCAAGCATCCAAAGTCAAACTGTGTCTGGGACACATTTTAGACTAAAGACCGGCTGACTGGGGACGGTTTGTCCAATTGGGGACAAAAGTCGTGTCCCCCAATTGGGAAACAGCTGTTTTTTTGGACAGTGGctaaggttaggtttaggttacggttagggttaggtaatgGGGTTAtaggttaggtttgggttaatacagttaaggttagggtaatgGGGTTATAGGTTAGGGTAAGTCTCCAGGAAATGAATGTAAGTCTACAATATGTCCAAAAGTGAGATAAgtaaacctgtgtgtgtgtgtgtgtgtgtgtgtgtgtgtatgtgtgcgtgcgtgtcaGTGAAGTGAGCAGGATGGACGGTGTCCCTATGAAGATGCCCGAGGCTGCCTCACAGGAAGTCAAAGAAGACGTAGCAATTGTTGTCCCTGATTATCTCAGCAGACTGCAGGAGACAGAGGTGAGTGTACTACGACACATACTGGACACATACCGGACACATACcggacacatactgtacacatactAGACACATACcggacacatacacatacacatacacatacacatactctacacatacacatactgtacacatacacatactgtacacatacttcgaacctgcaaccctcttgccAGGAGGCGACaatgctaaccactgcaccaccgtgcagcccggggaatgagtcctaaaacctggaaatgagttagcattttagcacttctggttcccacATCTCAAAGTAAATGGgtttttgaatgttttgttttggttagatatctgaaataaggtctgtggttaacacaagcctTTGCTAACAAATGGCTAAATGAGAATACTAACGCCATCACGCCGAACGATCATGGCGTGGCTCTAGGCATggccatgtctgtcctccacttTGGTCCAAACTGAACAACTACTGGATGAATCGTGATGAAATGTATGTCATCATTTGTGTTCCCCTCTGACTTTTGATAGAGACTTAGACTGTGTCATCATGAACAggtgttgagacatttcacttcaGACCAGTACTTGACCAACAGACTGAGATTCCTAATGTTGAAATAAGGATATTTAAGCTCCAGAGTAGTAGGCTGGGAAGAATACATTCTGTCACTAATATGTAGTTTTGTCCTTGTGACAGTATGAGTTCAGCCTGGAGAACTGGGTGTTAACTGGGCTGCAGAGTGGCTTCGCCAGCCAGCAACGGCCtcagctctcctcctcttcatcaggaCTGCAGCCTTCTTGTCCGCCATACTGGGTGATGTTAAACAGCCCACAGCAGAGCCGCCTGGCCAGCCGCCACTGCTCCGACTTCTGGGAGCCCAATCCTCGACAGCGCTCCCACAGCCTCAACCCCGCCGTCCTGCGCACTAAGGTGGCCATCTCAGACTCTGAGGATGATGGCGAGAGCGCCGCAGAGAAAGCCAACATAGGCCTATGTATGTCAGTGAAAGCCTGCTCTGGTGGAGAGCGTCCCGCTGCTGCTACATGTCAGCGTGGTCAGAGGAAAGCACAGAGAGCCTTCGTCCCAGACCTCCTGAACCCTCCGGCCTGCCTCAGCAGCCTGCCGCACCAGCGCAGGAAGAACCTACGACAGTGCTCCCTGTCGGAACTGGACACGTCAAAACAACATGGTGCCAACACAGACAGACCGTCCTCACACAGGACGCCCACCACCAGAGCCAATACAGTCGACAGGCTCCCCATcatcaacacaacacacagggTAAGAGCTCAACAATGTGTCATAAGGGAACAtgttgtattgtgttgtgtatgtgtggagCTCCGGTTTTATTGACAGTAATCGTTTGAAATAGCAGTCTGATCTTTTGAGGAAGATAACAACGTTCCAGGATGTGTTTCAGTTTCACTAAATGAGCACTAACACACTCAAATCAAGAATGGTGCTGGATCCTCTGTGTCACAGAGAAAGCGCCGCCCGGAGACGTTGTCCTGGATGAACTGCAGCCTGCCTGCTCGGCTGACGCTCATGGCAGCTACAGAGCGCCGGCCCCAGCGTTTCCCGCCCTGCCGAAACTGCATGGGGAGCGGCACCCCTTGGCCTTAGATCCAAAACTTGCGTGGTAGAAGCACAGGCCGGTGGGCTGCTGCCGTTGACTCGCCGATGCTGCGGCAGCGACAACCGCTACCATCTCCGGCCGCTATGAAGGCTTGTCTCCTTGGCCAGAGCCTGACAGGCTGTGGCGATGGTGTTGGCCAGCACCCAACAAAAACTGCCCAAGCTGACACTCGTTACAGCAGAATGACTCCGTTTCGGTCGGCATCGGAGGCTCCACCGGTCGGTGTGTGCTCTCGGCAGCTCAGGTTCTGGAGGGTCCCCTCCGGCTATGTCCTGGAGCGGCTTCGCTCCGACCGAATACGGTCGAATATCCGAGTCAaccaaaacactgtaaaatgtacacTGTAAATATCCTCGTCCATAACATCCTCTGCACTGCATATTTTGGTACGCTATTTTTATGCTGTTGGAAACATAACCGAAGAAGAGAACAAGGACGTTTTTTGTTAGCCCTGCAGCTACCAAAGCTGAAGGAGCACTCTGTAGTTCTTCCTTGGTTCCAACGACAACACTGGAagcaggaagaacaacagatttTACAGCTGTGCAccagacacacagagaacatTAGTAACAACTGCAGGCCTAACTCAGATAGAGATAAGGTTGAAAATTGGCACATTTTCCCTTTAACTGATACCATTTTCCCACCAAAATTAGCACatatatgcaggttttttttaatgtgggaAAACCTGCTAAAAATAAGCGATAGACTGCTTTCCCATTGCCAGCAGACAAGTAGCCTATGCTTTTCTGGGGGGTTTTTTTGCTGGTGAATCACGGTCAACGTCACGAATGCGCCAGAAAACAGAGTTAGTAAACAATAGAAAGCGCGTGGAGGCCAGTGAAAATGTTACAGTGGTTACTacttttttatatctgttatttattcagtctctcttcaaaCTCGGTGCCAACTATTTTGGAATGATTTTTTGAGCGCTTGGTTGGACGGAGATTGACGGAGTTTGTGGCAGAGATGAAAGAAATTGCTGAAAAAGGGGCGGAAAGTAGCATGTCCACaagtgtcatgtttccatcagtgCCGATCGGACCTTGAgctgataaataatcgtgactACTAGTCAGGGGGCCAAAACTGATATTGCAAATTAAGAGAATGCCTCTGGGTAAAAGCAGCCAACCTAGAGTGAACAGTCTGCTGTTTACTATAGAACctgacggacagacagacagacagacaaagctcCCTGCTGTATCACACATAGCCTCTGACCGGACTTCTATTCAAGTTGGCGATAAGTCAGTTTTTAGATGTCCTTTCATTCTGCTTGTGAATGAGGAAATCAATCCTAACCCTTTTTTTTCAGTTCACATTTCCAAAATAGTTTCAGGGATCTGCACTCTAAAAATAGACTGTGTAAAGTCTGCTGCCTGAATCCAGCCAGGTTCTCAGGTCCTTATGAGCAGCAGGTGGAAGTACCCCAGTAAGATGGAATAAAATGAATTCTACGGTGTCAGACACATGCCTAAAGAGGCACCTGATGCCCTCACAGAGATGCTCCAGGTGGATGTTCCTGATGTCCTGTCCTGTGTTGTGTCCTGTGATATGAGAGATGCAGATGTCTGTCCTCCTGTTATCCTCGTCCTGCTCCCAAAAaaacactctcactcactacagGCTCTTGTTTCCTAGAAGTCTTCTGGTTTGGACTCGTCAGCTGAGCTCCTGTCAGCTCTGAgcccagaggagagagagctgctgggGGCCGTCACTGCCCGGGGGTACCCCCTCTGTACCGCCATCATCGCCCTGCAGAAGACAGGCCACCAGACCCCAGATCAGGTCAGTCAGTGTAACGTACAGTAAGACCTCTGACTTTCTATACTGTCTGTCCTTCATGCTGACCCAGAAGAGTAGAAACAGAATGAACTTTCGGAGAACCCGACGTCGCGATCCAGAGCTGCACAAccagccatgagggaacaaaCGAGTGCAGACAAtggccattaaagtgactctccGCCGACCACACCGCCGCACAACCCCTTACCGCGAATTGCCGTAACGCCTGAGCTGGTGTGAACGCAGTGTCAGCGGGTGGGGGCTGTTACCCAGGGTCCGTTCCCTGACAAATCCTATCACCCATAAAGTCACAAGCGTATATGAGTTAAACAAAGGGAAAGAGAGCCAGAAAGACACACAGCAACAGTGAAAGCCAGTCGGGGTTTAACGGCAAACATTTGTGACACAGGTGTAATAATCTCAGTGTACTCACCTTTGAGTCAGGACGAGTCTGAACTCCAGCCTGTGTGCCAGATCCAGCTAGTCCAACATGGTCTTGCTGGTGGAGAGATAACTGTTTTTTACATGCAACTGAGTTGCAGCTGAGCGTCTCTGTTAATATCAGGTAACATGTCCACCGGTCTTCATCCTTTCTACCGGTAGCCAGCCAGCCTCTGAACCAGGAGCAGTCAGCTGACGGGAGTATCCAGGCGGGAGGAGGGACCATTATGAGGGGTGGAAGTCacaaaaatgaattgataaaaatggaggtgatgaaaatggATGTGAAATATTACCAAGTGATTTGATTCATTTAAGGCCAATTTGACTAAAGCAGTtgtgatatgatgaaaacagagccagtTTCATCATTTTCCCCATCTTATATTCagcattcatcattcacaacacaaaattgtcatttatcatttcAAGAAAGTGGCCTAATTAATGTAAAATAGAGTGATAAATCTTAACTTCATGtgataatttgacattttatttgaaacagTGTTGCTCTGATAATCAACAGTCAACCGTTCATCATTCACAGCACCCAGCTGACATTTATCGTTTACAGCACGCAATTTTTTATTACTTCCGCcctatcaaaaaaaaaaaaaaaagaacatgtcCACTCAGCGAACTACACTCTGGACTTTGAGCAGACATTGGCCATGCGCTGTAGTCAGTAGGCGTGGTTtttgattgacattttgggCGGAACTGGAGGTGGGAATGAAACCAAAAGCCAATATACTAAAGTATACTAAAGCCACTTTAAGCCAGTGTAAAAATAGAGCTGAGAGTTTCCACAGTGAGAGTTCCCATAACCTCGCCTCACCTCCAATCCCAGGCCACAGTACATGGTTGATgggacagaaggagagaggggacgCACACTCTTGGACACACCGGCTGACTGATTAATATTGGCTTGTTATAATTCTGATATATTTTATCTCCTTGCTTAAatgtcccatatcatgctcattttcaggttcatacttgtattttgtgtttctactagaacatgtttacatgctgtaatgttcaaaaaagacattattttcctcgtactgtctgcctgaatatacctgtatttaccctctgtctgaaacactctggtttagtgcatttcaatggaattgcaatggaattgcgttgctaagcaacagtttgggtccatgtttacttcctgtcagctgatggtatttacatacactgcaacaggaaataaactgggacacatttagaatgtttacgtttaaaaccgtgtaatggtccaaatattgtatattttgacatcacaaatggacagaaatcctaacggcttgtttcaaacgcacaatttctgaatacagacTGTGGGTATTTCtttgtatattgagcattttgatagtttaacagtatttatatagcacttaaacctgctttataatattaaaaaatctcactttttacaatatgggggCTTTAAGTTCCACTTGAATAGATTTAAAGttacaaaagcacacacatgcaaatgagAACTTTCAACAAGTTTCCATCAGCTTGAAGTTCTATGAAGAGAAatgttcatgtttgttttacATGAGAAGTAGCTTAAAGAATGGTGCAGCACTGATATGCAGCTCAGTGCCTTTATTGGACTCAATGGTGCGTTTAATGGTTTTACTAAGTTGATAGTGGGGTTACAGATCAGCCTCTGATCAGCTCAACTAAACTCATCTGTTGTCTGGCTGTGTGTTGTCCATGTTGCCTTCACTGCCATTCTTCCATGCGGCAGTATATCTGAGGCCTCGTGGTTCTCACCGCTATGCACTGGACACCTGATGTTCAACCCTCAGCTGTTTAACCACTTGGGGGAAAAGTGCGAGACATGAAATTACTCCCCTGGTCAGTCTGCACCACTTTTGGGACACCAAAGGTAGTCATAAAGGATTTCCAAGCTTTCAGTACTGGCTTGGTACTTTTGGGGTGTTtatactttatttgagtatttttatttcatgccAGGGAAACATTTTACTACACTACATTTATCCGACAGCTGGAGTTACTGGGGACTTtacaaaattaagatttttatcaatttatatattatatttatttattattatttatatcaaCAGCACATACAATGTGATACTTTATTAAAAATTAAACTACCTAacagtatatataaaattaGAGCTGAAACTATTAGTCAATTAATGGATCAGTCGATTGACAGGAAATAAATTGGCCactattttgatattttactattttattttacatttttcatgtaaaaacatttcatggttccagcttctga
This window of the Sebastes fasciatus isolate fSebFas1 chromosome 2, fSebFas1.pri, whole genome shotgun sequence genome carries:
- the ubap1lb gene encoding uncharacterized protein ubap1lb isoform X2; this translates as MDGVPMKMPEAASQEVKEDVAIVVPDYLSRLQETEYEFSLENWVLTGLQSGFASQQRPQLSSSSSGLQPSCPPYWVMLNSPQQSRLASRHCSDFWEPNPRQRSHSLNPAVLRTKVAISDSEDDGESAAEKANIGLCMSVKACSGGERPAAATCQRGQRKAQRAFVPDLLNPPACLSSLPHQRRKNLRQCSLSELDTSKQHGANTDRPSSHRTPTTRANTVDRLPIINTTHRSSGLDSSAELLSALSPEERELLGAVTARGYPLCTAIIALQKTGHQTPDQILSYLVACDHLCQLGHDMALVEEALEMFHNCETKAEEFLHLLSQFNEMGFQQNAIKEVLLVHENHRERALEELMMRVA
- the ubap1lb gene encoding uncharacterized protein ubap1lb isoform X1; the protein is MDGVPMKMPEAASQEVKEDVAIVVPDYLSRLQETEYEFSLENWVLTGLQSGFASQQRPQLSSSSSGLQPSCPPYWVMLNSPQQSRLASRHCSDFWEPNPRQRSHSLNPAVLRTKVAISDSEDDGESAAEKANIGLCMSVKACSGGERPAAATCQRGQRKAQRAFVPDLLNPPACLSSLPHQRRKNLRQCSLSELDTSKQHGANTDRPSSHRTPTTRANTVDRLPIINTTHRKSSGLDSSAELLSALSPEERELLGAVTARGYPLCTAIIALQKTGHQTPDQILSYLVACDHLCQLGHDMALVEEALEMFHNCETKAEEFLHLLSQFNEMGFQQNAIKEVLLVHENHRERALEELMMRVA
- the ubap1lb gene encoding uncharacterized protein ubap1lb isoform X3 is translated as MDGVPMKMPEAASQEVKEDVAIVVPDYLSRLQETEYEFSLENWVLTGLQSGFASQQRPQLSSSSSGLQPSCPPYWVMLNSPQQSRLASRHCSDFWEPNPRQRSHSLNPAVLRTKVAISDSEDDGESAAEKANIGLCMSVKACSGGERPAAATCQRGQRKAQRAFVPDLLNPPACLSSLPHQRRKNLRQCSLSELDTSKQHGANTDRPSSHRTPTTRANTVDRLPIINTTHRKSSGLDSSAELLSALSPEERELLGAVTARGYPLCTAIIALQKTGHQTPDQILSYLVACDHLCQLGHDMALVEEALEMFHNCETKRSSFIC